From Levilactobacillus zymae, a single genomic window includes:
- a CDS encoding oleate hydratase, producing the protein MVKTKAVMIGAGLANMAAAVYLIQEGHWRGDQITFYGADMHGANDGGPTTDFTSEYWNENHPMENTTGYVARGGRMLNYRTYVDLMDLLDRIPSATEPGMTAAEDTHDFDAHHRTYDKARLLQGGKGIIDGGKLGLNNKDRVLLSKLVMMPDGDETKLDNVSIAEYFKDDPHMFQTNFWYMWETTFAFRTQSSAQELRRYMHQMIYEFTQIEHLVGVNRTRYNQFESIMLPLIKYLKDQGVTFINNRIVTDWDFADSELQDEITVTGIHVKNVDSGEEEVVAIDEDTAVIFTNGSITDSATMGDYDTPAPENMEYGISAALWKKATERFYNLGTPDKFFNDRKSSEWVSFTLTTKNHLLLNEITRITTQVPGNALNSFLSTTPITPLGHKDVNMSIVVHHQPHFTTQKPNESVIWGYFLYPRRTGEFVHKPYIKMTGKEMAQELIGQLSKVDPGPNNIKNKEAEIMDSIINNIPVYMPYASALFNNRAKTDRPEVIPEHSTNLAFTGEFAEQPYQMIFTEQSAVRSGEIAAYHFAGVSMDNLVDTPRYDKDPKTLLRATKKMFS; encoded by the coding sequence ATGGTTAAGACAAAAGCAGTAATGATCGGTGCGGGGCTCGCAAATATGGCCGCGGCCGTTTATCTGATTCAAGAAGGTCACTGGCGGGGTGATCAGATCACGTTCTATGGTGCCGATATGCACGGTGCCAACGACGGGGGTCCCACCACGGATTTCACCAGTGAATATTGGAACGAAAACCACCCCATGGAAAATACGACGGGTTACGTCGCTCGGGGTGGTCGGATGCTTAATTATCGGACCTATGTTGATCTCATGGACTTGTTAGACCGGATTCCGTCAGCCACGGAACCGGGGATGACTGCCGCCGAGGATACGCACGATTTCGATGCGCATCACCGGACCTACGATAAGGCGCGCCTGCTGCAAGGTGGCAAGGGTATTATCGATGGCGGTAAGTTGGGCTTGAACAACAAGGACCGGGTTCTGTTATCGAAGCTGGTGATGATGCCCGACGGTGACGAAACCAAGTTAGACAACGTGTCGATTGCCGAATACTTCAAGGACGACCCGCACATGTTCCAGACGAACTTCTGGTATATGTGGGAGACCACGTTTGCCTTTCGGACCCAGAGTTCCGCCCAAGAACTCCGGCGCTACATGCACCAGATGATTTATGAATTTACGCAAATTGAACACTTAGTCGGGGTTAACCGAACCCGTTACAACCAATTCGAAAGTATTATGTTACCGCTGATTAAGTACCTCAAAGATCAAGGGGTTACCTTTATTAATAACCGCATCGTGACGGATTGGGACTTCGCGGATAGCGAACTCCAAGACGAAATCACGGTCACCGGCATTCACGTTAAAAACGTGGACAGTGGCGAAGAAGAAGTGGTCGCCATCGACGAGGACACGGCCGTGATCTTCACCAACGGGTCCATCACCGACTCGGCTACGATGGGTGATTACGACACCCCGGCACCGGAAAACATGGAATACGGGATTTCCGCAGCCTTATGGAAGAAGGCCACGGAGCGTTTCTACAACTTAGGGACGCCGGATAAGTTCTTTAACGACCGCAAGAGTTCCGAGTGGGTCAGTTTTACGTTGACCACCAAGAACCACCTGTTGTTAAACGAAATCACCCGGATCACCACCCAGGTTCCCGGTAACGCGTTGAACTCCTTCTTGTCCACCACGCCAATCACGCCGTTGGGCCACAAGGACGTCAACATGTCGATTGTGGTGCACCACCAACCCCACTTTACTACCCAGAAGCCGAACGAATCGGTGATTTGGGGGTACTTCCTCTACCCACGGCGGACTGGTGAGTTCGTCCACAAACCATACATCAAGATGACCGGGAAGGAAATGGCCCAAGAATTGATTGGGCAACTCTCCAAGGTCGATCCCGGACCGAACAACATCAAGAACAAGGAAGCCGAAATCATGGATAGCATCATCAACAACATTCCGGTGTACATGCCTTACGCTTCCGCGTTGTTCAACAACCGGGCCAAGACCGATCGGCCAGAGGTCATTCCGGAACATTCGACCAACTTAGCCTTCACGGGTGAATTCGCCGAACAACCGTACCAGATGATCTTTACCGAACAGAGTGCCGTACGTTCCGGTGAAATCGCGGCGTACCACTTTGCCGGGGTTTCGATGGATAACCTGGTCGACACACCACGGTATGACAAGGACCCTAAGACGTTATTGCGGGCCACCAAGAAGATGTTTAGTTAA
- the lepB gene encoding signal peptidase I translates to MKLLRSILSWVVPIVIAVILVVGIRTYLFEVVRVSGDSMTPNLADKERMIVVKPLTIKRLSVIVFDAYGEDPNATPGTNYVKRVIGLPGDKVVSKNGYIYVNNRKINQSFISPTERTAGTGNWTLSELAQEHHWKYTGNAVPKGHYFVLGDHRSVSEDSRAWGYVDANKVMGVVKIPFWQTTATYRHNVNQLAQ, encoded by the coding sequence ATGAAATTATTGCGAAGTATCCTGAGCTGGGTGGTACCAATCGTCATCGCCGTAATCCTGGTAGTGGGCATCCGAACCTATCTTTTTGAGGTGGTACGAGTCTCGGGGGACTCCATGACCCCCAACCTGGCCGATAAGGAGCGCATGATTGTGGTCAAGCCCCTGACCATCAAACGACTTAGCGTCATCGTCTTCGATGCTTACGGCGAGGACCCCAACGCCACGCCCGGCACCAACTACGTCAAGCGCGTGATTGGTCTTCCCGGCGACAAGGTCGTCAGCAAGAACGGCTACATTTACGTGAATAACCGCAAGATCAACCAATCGTTCATCAGTCCCACGGAACGCACTGCGGGCACTGGGAACTGGACTCTTAGTGAACTCGCCCAGGAACATCACTGGAAATACACCGGTAATGCGGTGCCTAAGGGCCACTACTTCGTCTTAGGCGACCACCGTAGCGTCTCCGAAGACAGTCGGGCCTGGGGCTACGTCGACGCCAATAAGGTCATGGGCGTGGTCAAGATCCCGTTCTGGCAAACCACGGCCACGTATCGCCATAACGTGAATCAACTTGCCCAATAA
- a CDS encoding IS30-like element ISLpl1 family transposase, whose protein sequence is MSSITYSERIKIETFCELGLSNIQMGVRLNRSPSTISYELSRCQPYQAELAQTDAEYKRSRCGRKTKLSDELKQKILNHLRLSWSPGMIAHEFKLATKSIYNWLNQGRIDFSLNDLPEHGVRQRRNVDQRSKYNQSLGRSIEQRPMMINQRNRIGDFELDTVVGPRGHSKAVLLTLIDRKSRFLWAYRLKDRTTASVNEALTKFLTTFNGPVHSFTVDRGTEFSGLVSFESQYGIKTYYCHAYTPAERGSNERFNRNLRYFYPKGTRFEHISAQDLTTTLLQINQRPLKILDWQTPYQVMLTNLSKNSD, encoded by the coding sequence TTGTCTAGTATAACCTATTCCGAACGAATTAAAATCGAAACCTTTTGTGAACTAGGGCTGTCCAATATCCAAATGGGCGTTCGGCTGAACCGATCACCGTCAACAATTTCTTATGAATTATCTCGATGTCAACCTTATCAGGCTGAATTAGCACAAACAGATGCCGAATACAAGCGATCACGATGTGGTCGGAAAACTAAGCTGAGCGATGAGTTAAAGCAAAAAATTCTCAACCATTTACGTCTAAGCTGGTCACCAGGAATGATTGCTCACGAATTTAAACTAGCTACTAAATCTATTTATAATTGGCTAAATCAGGGGAGAATTGATTTCTCCTTGAATGATCTACCTGAACATGGCGTACGCCAACGGCGTAACGTTGACCAACGATCCAAATATAATCAATCTTTGGGGCGATCAATTGAACAGCGTCCCATGATGATTAATCAACGTAATCGCATCGGCGATTTTGAACTAGATACAGTCGTTGGTCCTCGTGGGCATAGTAAGGCAGTTTTATTAACTTTAATCGATCGAAAATCACGGTTCCTTTGGGCATACCGGTTAAAAGATCGAACGACAGCGAGTGTTAATGAAGCACTGACTAAGTTCCTAACAACTTTTAATGGACCGGTGCACAGTTTTACTGTGGACCGTGGTACTGAGTTTAGTGGGCTAGTATCATTTGAATCACAATATGGTATTAAGACCTATTACTGTCATGCTTATACGCCAGCTGAACGTGGTAGTAATGAACGCTTTAATCGGAATTTACGTTATTTTTATCCTAAGGGGACTCGTTTTGAGCACATTAGTGCTCAAGATTTAACGACGACGTTACTCCAAATTAACCAGCGACCGCTTAAAATACTCGACTGGCAAACACCGTATCAGGTTATGCTGACCAATTTGTCCAAAAATTCGGATTAA
- a CDS encoding cytidine deaminase — protein sequence MLIGFNLRRKYHGRSNGTSESCNGNARSGTPYSHFHVGAAVVGDSGKVYGGCNIENASYGATNCAERTAIFSGIAAGETHFKAILITGNTDGPIAPCGICRQVIAEFFDQDAPVYLTNQKGAFVETTVAGVLPGAFVDLE from the coding sequence GTGTTAATCGGTTTTAACCTAAGGAGGAAATACCATGGCAGATCAAACGGAACTTCTGAAAGTTGCAACGGCAATGCTCGATCGGGCACCCCATATTCACACTTTCACGTTGGGGCGGCGGTCGTCGGCGACAGCGGCAAAGTTTATGGTGGGTGTAACATTGAAAACGCATCGTACGGGGCGACTAACTGCGCGGAGCGGACGGCCATCTTCTCTGGCATCGCGGCGGGGGAAACGCACTTCAAGGCTATTCTGATTACCGGGAATACGGATGGGCCGATTGCTCCTTGTGGGATTTGTCGGCAAGTCATTGCTGAATTCTTCGATCAAGACGCCCCGGTCTACTTGACTAATCAGAAGGGGGCTTTCGTGGAAACCACGGTGGCTGGCGTCTTACCGGGCGCATTTGTGGATTTGGAGTAG
- a CDS encoding IS30 family transposase, producing the protein MTRIKNIISNQYHQLNLAERGRIEALRGLDWSIRRIAKALHRNPSTISRELRRGTTTQINANTRIFEQSYLAETGEAVYRKHRLNSCYRGLFDHCQTFCNALVTALKARPRMHSVDTFVHQFKTNYPGVVCPSTPTVYRYIDDQRLTIRNSDLPAKLRRRVKRPGTKHHRINKKNLGHSIEERPTVVQARQELGHWEGDLVKGKRVESEPALMTLTERVSRLEIIVKLPNYHADTCLKALQNTLYDYGTEYFKTITFDNGAEFSSLSQVAGTDIYFAHPYSPWERGTNENTNGLLREFFPKGRSLVLASLIDIQLAQDTLNNRLRRSLNYRCPADLMPELA; encoded by the coding sequence ATGACCCGAATTAAGAATATCATATCTAATCAGTATCACCAACTCAATTTAGCTGAACGTGGTCGAATTGAAGCCCTAAGGGGCTTAGATTGGTCCATCCGCCGGATTGCCAAGGCTCTTCATCGTAATCCCAGTACGATTTCGCGTGAATTAAGACGGGGGACAACAACACAGATTAACGCTAATACTCGTATCTTCGAACAGTCATATCTGGCGGAAACTGGCGAAGCAGTTTATCGTAAGCACCGGCTAAACAGCTGTTATCGTGGACTCTTTGATCACTGTCAAACCTTCTGTAATGCTTTGGTTACAGCTTTAAAAGCTCGCCCCAGAATGCATAGTGTGGATACTTTTGTTCACCAATTCAAGACTAATTACCCAGGAGTTGTCTGTCCCTCAACACCGACGGTGTATCGATACATTGATGACCAGCGTTTAACTATCCGTAATTCAGACCTACCAGCTAAACTCCGTCGCCGAGTCAAACGTCCCGGAACAAAGCATCACCGAATCAATAAGAAGAATCTGGGCCATTCAATCGAAGAGCGTCCCACTGTGGTTCAAGCACGTCAAGAGCTTGGACACTGGGAAGGTGACTTGGTCAAAGGTAAACGAGTTGAATCTGAGCCAGCATTAATGACTTTGACTGAACGTGTTAGTCGTTTAGAAATCATCGTTAAACTTCCCAATTATCATGCCGACACTTGCTTGAAAGCCCTCCAGAACACCTTATATGACTATGGAACTGAGTACTTTAAAACCATTACTTTTGATAACGGTGCCGAGTTCTCAAGCTTGAGCCAAGTGGCGGGAACGGACATCTACTTTGCCCATCCTTATTCACCATGGGAACGCGGAACCAATGAGAACACTAACGGCCTTTTGCGCGAGTTCTTCCCGAAGGGTAGATCCTTGGTTTTGGCCTCACTCATTGATATTCAGCTGGCTCAGGATACCTTAAACAACCGGCTGCGGCGTTCATTAAACTATCGTTGCCCAGCCGATCTAATGCCTGAACTAGCTTAG
- a CDS encoding MarR family transcriptional regulator, with product MTETTNEALTEEQLKQEFDDLYMHIFKYIGDFVSIPTQKYNLTFEAYMVMENVARSKNGQTLVELAKLEGVSKSAIARQVNVLLKENYVMQKVDPNDRRVKYITLTAAGSRVQRNLAQATAERFHRWLGFFGRDEAEHFIDVLHKANERAIAAGFVGFDSLHDKRRNSNRHSENHGRLGNL from the coding sequence ATGACTGAAACGACGAACGAGGCACTAACTGAAGAACAACTGAAGCAAGAATTTGATGACCTATACATGCATATTTTTAAGTATATTGGCGATTTTGTCTCCATTCCAACGCAAAAGTACAATTTGACGTTTGAAGCCTACATGGTGATGGAAAACGTGGCCCGCAGCAAGAATGGTCAAACCTTGGTGGAATTGGCTAAGCTAGAAGGCGTATCAAAGAGTGCCATTGCGCGTCAGGTCAACGTCCTGTTAAAGGAAAACTACGTGATGCAAAAGGTGGATCCTAACGATCGCCGGGTGAAGTACATCACGTTGACGGCGGCGGGGAGTCGGGTACAACGCAATCTCGCCCAAGCCACGGCGGAACGCTTCCATCGGTGGTTAGGTTTCTTTGGTCGCGATGAAGCGGAACACTTCATTGATGTGTTGCACAAGGCTAACGAACGGGCGATTGCCGCTGGCTTTGTCGGGTTTGATAGTCTCCATGATAAGCGGCGTAATTCTAACCGGCACAGTGAAAACCATGGTCGCTTAGGCAACCTTTAA